GTTTCACTTTGTTATTGACTGTATTATATACAGCTTACAAAAGATATGGGTGAATCGAGATTGAGGGTGAGAATATGGGTAGGAGATTGAGAGAGAATACGTAGTGATTCCAAATCAATGGATCTTCCTTTCAGTAGCGACATTTATGGTGATAAGATTAGCGGATGTGATGACAGCAATGGAGACATTTAAGATAGCGGAGATGGTGATTCCAGATTGATTTTCAACCCAATCAAAATCCATTTGAAAAAGAGATTAAAACTGAACGACTTTGATACTATAAcaataaagatttgaaaaaaataatattatgtaaTGCATTAATTTGGCAATACATTTGTGTTTACATACAAGCTATAGTCCATTTACGGTAACTCTGAAGGAAATTAGTTTATATAGAATTTCACATTGACTAATTTAAATTCACTATGAgcagaattaaattaaaatcaaatcccTTGACTTACGGAGCTGGAATGggataaaatttaataagatCCCCTGACTTGAACCGATGAGTCTCTaacaaagaaaatcatttttcagtGTAAACCAGGAGTTCTGCCTTCtagtcccaacatgggatccaAAATGGAGGTGAAGACGCTTAATTTTCTTGAGATTAAAATCTGGGAATTTTGGACATTACATTATTGCTTGAAATTAATCTCTAGTGCTTTTTAAGTCATATCGTTTCTGAAGTTCACAAGATTTTCGCATTTAAGTAGCATAAAACCGAGTACCTTTCCTACACAATCTCTCTCATTGCATTCTGAACAATTATAGTAGAAACAAATCAGAATAATTTCAGAGTAGCAATTAGGAGCCTCCTGATGTCAATTTATGAAACTATCGGAGCATATGCCATGTATCTCAAAGCATTTCTCCTATAGAGCGAATAGAATTGCGTTGGATTTTATTACAATACATACCACATCTCTTCtgtttattcaattaaataagaACCAACTAAGATGTATGAAACTAGATATTTGACTAAAAAACATAAGCAACTATGGGGCTCCTCACTTTGTAAACCCCATCATCCCACACCAAAGAGCCTGATATTACAGGGTTACTTAGTGCTGCCACACCAACAGTGACAGTGAAGGTTTGCGTCTCCCCAAGGGATTTGAATGAAAGTACACCTGGTTCAACTTTGATACTGAACTCTGGAGGGCCAACCACAATTGCCTTGTAAGTTGAGACTGGTGATCCGACGTTTGTGACAGTTCTAGTGAAGGTGCGATTAACTCCTGCCTCATGCTCAGTAGATATAGCAAAAGAAGGGTAGTTTAAATCCCAAACAGTTCCATTTGTGGCCGCAGAACAAGTGATGTTTTCTCCCGTGACAAGGTGCAACTTTGTAGTGTTATAGCCTTGTCCACACAAAAACTTGATGTAATCTGCCTCCCCAGCATCATACACCAAACCAGGATTTGCAGCCTGTAGGGGATTCAACTGACCTGCCCCATAAGAAAACTCCAGGTCGGTGTTGGTTTCAGCACTCAAGGGTGAAGCTGCCAATGGCAATGGAAACATGAGCATTAGTTACAGATACGGGTTCTTTTAGTACTTCAACTTGTCTGTCTACAAAAGCAGCTTTCAAAAAGAGTACTTGAACAAGATACTCTGcctaaaaaattttagtttgaaaaatgcCCACAGATTATGGATGAAGCCCTTACCAGTTGTCATTAAGGCAGACTTGATAGCAGCAGGAGACCATGTTGGGTGAAATGATTTAACGTAGGCAGCAGCCCCGGAAGCATGTGGACAAGCCATGGACGTCCCTGAAATGATATTGTATGGAACTACTCTTGTATCCCCTGGAACTCCTGTCAAACTTGAAGCTTCTGTCCATGCTGCTAGAATGTCAACTCCTGGCGCGGCGATGTCAGGCTGCACAGTTACAAGACATTGCAACTAATTAAGAAAGAAGCGGGTACACAAAGGAAAGATCCGGAGGAAATTGAATATCTGAGTTACACTGAGAATGTCACGGGTAATAGGGTTTGGGCCCCTCGACGAAAACCAAACTACATATGGTGCCAATTCATTTTTAGCCTCGGTGCTTTTCGGTATATTTGCGGTTGGTGTGCTGTTTACAAAGGAAGAAGTGCAAGAAAATTAGTATGATCTAAACGTTATCCATAGGCTCACCAAGAAtgataatcaaattaattggaGACTATGAGTTTGAAAAGTACCTAGTTGAATTTATATACTCATGAACGTTGGTAGTATAGTTGGAGTCCAAGCAGGATGTAGGTAAGGGGAAAGCTAAAGACAAATCTGTGTAGACATCATTTAGCATTACAGTACCTACTGCTCCAGCACTCATTGCTCCCACCCCATCACTCAACTCGTCACAGAGTACAATTTTACCCGTTACCAGAGACATGTTCAAGGAGCCCTCGTAGCAGTACCTACATTTCATGATAAAATTTGTGCATTTTCattcttcaaaatattataCCTCACTGAAGCTTCATTTAAATGGGCGTCCGTAAACTTCAATGAATACCATTAcagatttcaaattttcaccTGGAACTATATCCATCAGATCCTGTGGACGTGTTCGGCGCATCTCCACCATAAATGAGAGGGACCATATCATTCATCTCGAAAGTATTTAGAGGGAGTTCTCCCTACATGTGTAAACAAGAGGTCAAGATAATTTGGGAAAGGACAATTATGGTCAATGCCTATCTCAGATGTGAGATCCCTTCAGTAGATATTGTGGTCAATGCCTATCTCACCTCATAAGTCATGTTGTTTCCTAAGTGCAACGCGGTCAGAAACTTTCTGTCAATGACGCTAGCAGCAACTGAGAGAGACCAAGGCGAGAAATTTGTGATAGAAGCAGGATCAGGACCCGAATTACCAGCAGCATTAGATGTGAGTATCCCATTCTTCATGGAATGGAAAGCTCCAATCGCAATTGAATCTTCAAAGTAATCCAGAGGAAAGGATCCCCCAACTGAAAGAGAGATAATATTAACTCCATCCGCAATTGCATCATCAAACGCTGCAAGGATATCTGCATCATAACAACCATCTGCCCAACATATCTTATACACTGCAATGCGGGCTGAAGGAGTCCCTCCTCGAGCTGTTCCTGCGCCAAGGCCCAGTAAGCTTGCCCCACTAACTACGTTTCCAGCTGCTGTGGATGCAGTATGTGTCCCATGGCCTTCTGTATCTCTTGGTGATGCAAAATCTTCTGGGGGTACATTTCCATCACTCCTGTAGTATCTAGCTCCAATGATTTTACTGCATAgcattaaattttttgttaagcAGCATTGGGGTCTCTCTGTATATCTCATTAGTGTATGTGTGCAGATGAAattataaagaagaaaaaaaaaggatcattTACTTGTTGCAGGTGAAATTGGATGAGGTTTGACAAGTGCCCTGCCATTTGGTTGGTGGTGGACCATACCCTTCATCACTGAAACTATCAGCCTCAGGCCAGATCCCAGTGTCCAGCATTCCAACAATAATGTCACTTTCAGTAGTTGTTCTATTAGCTTCCAGGGGGAAGCCGATGAAGTCCCACGACCTTGTGGTAAGGAGtttcttctttccatttggGAACACAGACACAACCCCGTCCATGCCTGGATATACAAAGTTACAATCAGGTTGACAAACAAATATAGGACAATTTAAGATGATATATAATTCACCCACCGGACAGTTTCTTCGACTCCTCCTCGGTCAACTTTGCGACAAATCCGTTGAAGCTCTTCTTGTAGCTATGGAGGAGATATTGGGAGGCACTACTGTTGAATGCAATCCATTAGAGAAGTTAGGCCACTAAAAGGTCTTCATTCTTGCCAGATTTTCCGGtgtggttttcttttcttctatcaTAATCTGTGTGTATATAATATACTTTTCCATCTgaagttccatttttttcccaaaccTTAGAAAAATTTATCCCCATGATGCAATCCTGGTAAATTGAGTTTGACTTGCCCTTCTGTGGGCATGCAAACTTAAAGTTGATGTCGgtttgaaaaaaatacaaatttaaagaACAAAGTTTCATGACAAAAAATTGTAGTAACTTACCTGTAAAATGTGGTAACTTTTACGAAAAAAAGTATggatttatcttatattttaaaatattatgtttaaaaatttttaaatttgatataataaaccatttttaatACCTCTATTTAAaagatttataaaaatcattatattttaaaaataaatttataaaaattcttgCATTCTTTGttgaagttattattattattatttttatttttaaaaaacagacaATAAGAAATATATCTCAAAGGtgctttattatttattttattttcttttgattaacaaaaataaaaaataaatacaataataaaagaccaaagggaaaaaaaaaagggtatgtttgagaactatttttgaaaacaattctagaaaataatttttgagaaatttttttgaaaattgttctatgatttttatataacaaaagtttatttgaaaatctaaaatgtttttaaccagtttttaatgtttttaaatatggtttcaaaataatttttatatctagtgttttatttttaatcattttacatgtttttataattattttttaaaacaaccataaaaaaaaaaagtataaaacaatagaaaataattaaaagatgttatttaaaaacaccatactttctgtttttaaaatataaaatataaaacaatttttcgtTACGAACgtgttttctgtgtttttttagaacaaaaaattattcttaaaaacaattcccaaatACACCTGTAATCATCCAACTAAGAATTTCCTTTTCAATCTTTCATCTTCAATGCATATGGAAgaattttcagcaaaaagctcAATGCAAATGTAATCATGGTATCCTATTCTTGGAAATACCATGTCACAAACATACAAAAACACCACAAAAGatctattttctttaacatttcaatgtcaaattttatttcatttttttatttatacgaaaaacaattcaagacaACTTTAACTATAAATCATAAAtcatctttgtttctttttttctttcttttttttttttgaaaaaaaagaagctaaTTACCTGCCGGTGACTTGTTGAAGTATGTTAGCGTGGAGGGATGACGCCGACACTTGACCTTTTGGAAGGTCACCCATGTACACAATGTACTCCTGCAACCACAAATTCTCGTAAATCCATCAGTTCTATTATAAAACAATTGTATCCCATGCACCATTTACATGCATCGACTGTTTCTCAAATATACTCAGTGACCATcacaaaatacaaagaaaaataaaataaaatggcaGCAGGGTCCATAAGAGAGATTATTTGCCTTTCGATCTTTGTTGGCTGCTCCACTGCAGCTAATAAGCAGAGTGCAAGCAAGACTAATCAAGAGAAGCCACGAAGGGGGACATGCCATATTGCCCATTCGAATTTGAAAGGGGAGTCCCAGAAGCTTGAGGGGTAAGTGCTTGTATTTGCATGGAAGCTACCTTTTATAGGAAATTGACCCAACCCCCCTCATTGGGTTCTCAAACTATCATTGCTAACCTCGCCAACAAATATTACAGTCCAAAGCCGGCTAACTCTAATCCTGAGGGCCtggattttgttttactttattttaatgtaGTGACCGAATGTATCTACACCTAGTTTCTAATGCTTCTGATCACGATTACTGCCAACAGTTCCattaattttctcatatattattaaaattttttttggaggATATGTTTAAGATGCATGCATGAGTGTTGTCCATCACGGTTGTGTGTACAGAAACAGCAATCTGGGTCTTGcacaaaatcaaattaaatgacacctcttttatttattttttaaaaaagaaatccGAGTAGGTCTTCATTATTATGATCAACTTACTGTCATGCATTCATTTCTATCTTATAGTTCCATAGTTCCAATGTTTTTGGCAATTATATATATGTTCTGGAGTATTACGTTGAATCAGACACAATATCGGTCTACTTTACTAGATATATTCCATCATTCTACAGCTACGAAGCAGAGTCTATGCTCTTATCTGTTCTTCAATGCTAGCTAGCTTCTGCCCGAGTCAATGATAAAGTGCTTAGAACgacttgaatttttatttagcCTGGTCGCACAGGCCTTATATGTTGTCTTTAGAAGTTATCTTTAATTAACttcaatatatatcaaatattaatgcaatgatataaaaaaatacgtATAACGATAATGATCAAAGTAAATTATTGGTTTGAGACCCTAAATATCTGTGTAAATAATTTCTAGTGGTTTTGTACACGAGATTGATGAGGATCCAAAAATGAATTTGTGAATAGaaagaagaattttttaatCAAGGGTGCACACAAAACATTGCTAAGTGAGAAAGTAGTTGTGGGTGAATTGTGCGGTGGAATTAACATGAGTTATGGGAATGCCATTACCATTACCAATCATAATGTCCTTATTATCACCATATTCGGAGTATGGTAAGAGATTTTGATGATCAGGAGTTATGTGGTGGGAGGCACCCAAATCAATTATCCAAGTGCCACCGTCTTCGGCTTGATCACTAGCCATGTAGTTGGCTCGAGGAAACAACTGTGGTGGTGGGCATGCATGGTATACCTTGACACTATGACCAACTTTGTCACAGTTGACAAACAATTTGACGTTGATTGTTATCGTTGGTGGTATACCAGTAATGCTACTAGGAATTGAAATTGCCTTGATTGAAGAATCTTTGATTACCCTAAATAGTCCTTTTGCCCTaatggtaaaaaatatttttgttgccaaAAGTATTGGTTGACTCTTTGTTGTTGAAATTACCTCTTAGATGTTTAGTActatattttttactattagGGAATTTATTTATGAACTTGAGCAATAACTAGTAAGTTTCCTTTCGGGCATTATCTTACTTCAGAAGAGTTTCTTAATCCTATGATTTGTCATGAAGTTCTTCAAATGTCACTGGTGACTCTTTGACTCGATTGGCAGCATTGATTTCTTTAAAATCATTGCCCAATCCATTGAGAACATGGATGATGAGTTTATCTTCATTGAGAGGATAACTAATGAGAGCAAGATCATTAATAATGGTTTTGATGGTCTGCATGTATTCAACAATGGATCGAGAATCCTTGGTTCTCTTCATAAGAATATTACGTAGATTTAGCATTCTAGTATGTGATTGGTTTTCCTAGGTGGTCTCTAGTTTCTTTCATGCTTCATGAGATGTTGTTGTAGAGGAGATGAGTGGTACAACAACCCATGTGGCTGAAGCAAGAATGACATGGAGAATTAGACGATATTGTCGTTTCCATAACTTGCACTTGTGGTTGTAGATTAGCATCGTAGAACCAGATTACGCTATCCATATTCTCTTTCAATCTCCTACCCATATTTTGTCCCTCAATCTTGATTATATAATTCTAGGCATACAACTCACCCATATCTTTTGTAACTTGtatacaaggatgaaaatatcggtaatcacggatatatcggtatttcgattttacggatatatcggcggatattctggaaaaaaatattgataggcttaaaattgttaaaaactcatggaaatgcaaggaaaacctcataataatataattagaagtataataaacactttaaagttgttttattgaaaaatttgatatacatatgatataatttgcgatattagatgtaattatatcatgtcgacctataagaaatgttaatttcgtaattgt
This DNA window, taken from Vitis riparia cultivar Riparia Gloire de Montpellier isolate 1030 chromosome 13, EGFV_Vit.rip_1.0, whole genome shotgun sequence, encodes the following:
- the LOC117929206 gene encoding cucumisin-like → MGDLPKGQVSASSLHANILQQVTGSSASQYLLHSYKKSFNGFVAKLTEEESKKLSGMDGVVSVFPNGKKKLLTTRSWDFIGFPLEANRTTTESDIIVGMLDTGIWPEADSFSDEGYGPPPTKWQGTCQTSSNFTCNNKIIGARYYRSDGNVPPEDFASPRDTEGHGTHTASTAAGNVVSGASLLGLGAGTARGGTPSARIAVYKICWADGCYDADILAAFDDAIADGVNIISLSVGGSFPLDYFEDSIAIGAFHSMKNGILTSNAAGNSGPDPASITNFSPWSLSVAASVIDRKFLTALHLGNNMTYEGELPLNTFEMNDMVPLIYGGDAPNTSTGSDGYSSRYCYEGSLNMSLVTGKIVLCDELSDGVGAMSAGAVGTVMLNDVYTDLSLAFPLPTSCLDSNYTTNVHEYINSTSTPTANIPKSTEAKNELAPYVVWFSSRGPNPITRDILSPDIAAPGVDILAAWTEASSLTGVPGDTRVVPYNIISGTSMACPHASGAAAYVKSFHPTWSPAAIKSALMTTASPLSAETNTDLEFSYGAGQLNPLQAANPGLVYDAGEADYIKFLCGQGYNTTKLHLVTGENITCSAATNGTVWDLNYPSFAISTEHEAGVNRTFTRTVTNVGSPVSTYKAIVVGPPEFSIKVEPGVLSFKSLGETQTFTVTVGVAALSNPVISGSLVWDDGVYKVRSPIVAYVF